The DNA region GAGCGGCGCGGAGGCGATCGCGGCCAGCAGGACCAGGAAGACCACCCCGGCCTCGCCGCTCACCGGAATGATCCCGAAGTGCCCGAGCAGCAGGGCCACCAGCAGGCAGCCGAGGAAGATGCTGGCCCGCATGGAGGTGTAGCGGAGCGTGGCGTGCGACTTCTGCGGGCCGTTGCTGCTCACTGGGACACATCCTTCTGGTTCGAGCCGGGGCGGGACTTCCAGTCAAGCATGCCTGACGCCCGGCGCGGTCCATGGGTCTGCCGTCCCTCCCCCTCCCCTCCCCCGGAACGGGTCGGCGCCGGCTCAGCGCAGGTCGAGCCACATGGTGATGTCGTCGCGGTCGTCGCCGGGGGCGACCCGGATCGCGGCCGGCACCCGGCCGACCTCCCGGTAGCCGCTGCGGGCGTAGAAGCGCTCCAGGCCCAGGCCGCCGCGCGCGGTGAGCCGCAGCGACTCCAGGCCCCAGGCGCGGGCGATCCGTTCGGCCTCGGCGAGCAGTTC from Kitasatospora cathayae includes:
- a CDS encoding DUF4229 domain-containing protein codes for the protein MSSNGPQKSHATLRYTSMRASIFLGCLLVALLLGHFGIIPVSGEAGVVFLVLLAAIASAPLSYVLLSKQRDEMSSQITTKVAGMRSRTAERIAAQNAEEDAVDDAARAAASGQS